The sequence GCCGCCTACTTTGCGAAGGACGTGATATGAAGTTCGCGTTCATTGCAAAGCACCGCTCGATCTGGCCGGTGGCATGGCTCTGTGAAGCGCTGGGTGTATCGCGTTCCGGCTTTCATGCCTGGTTACATCGGTCACCGAGCCAGCATGCCCGGTATGACGAGGCTCTGCTCGACAAGATCAAGGACAGCTTTAAGGACAGCGACCGCACCTACGGCGCGCGGCGTGTCTGGCATGATCTTCTCGCGGAAGGCTTTTCCTGTGGGCTGCATCGCATCGAGCGTCTCATGCGCGACAACGCATTGAGAGCAAGACCGAGAAGGCGGGGTTTGCCGAAAGACGACGGTGAGCGCCCGGTCATCATGCCGAATGTTCTGGACCGTCAGTTCTCGGCGGGAAGGCCGAACCAGAAGTGGGTGGCCGATTTTACCTACCTATGGACGGCTGAGGGCTGGCTCTATGTGGCTGCCGTCATCGACCTGTTCTCGCGCCGTGTCGTCGGCTGGTCGATGAATGCCAACATGACGGCCCAGCTCGTCACAGATGCGCTGATCATGGCGATCTGGCGCAGAGGCAAGCCGGATGCGCTTCTCCACCATTCGGATCAGGGTAGCCAATACACCAGCGAGCAGTTCCAGCGTCTCATGGCCGATCACGGCATCACCTGCTCGATGAGCCGGTCAGGCAACGTCTGGGACAATGCCGCGATGGAAAGCTTCTTCTCATCACTCAAAACGGAAAGGACAGCTCGCAAAGTCTATAGGACCAGGGACGATGCAAAGGCGGACGTGTTCGACTACATCGAGCGCTTCTACAATCCGAAGCGTCGGCATTCGACACTGGGCTACCTCAGCCCGATGGAATTTGAAAACAAGGTCGGATTAGCCTAACTCGGTGTCCGAAAAACCGGCAGCAGGCCAGGGTGACGATATTTAGACAGTACTCCGATCTCTGGATATGTACACCAGAATCATAGGAGGAATTTGCGGAGCATTGCATCAGGAAGCTCCCGATTGCGCGAAGATCATCCGTTCGCGAGCGCAACCGACGACCTTCCAAAGACAAAAAGCCGCCAAACATGCGCTTGGCGGCTTTTCGTATCGGTTAGGCCTAACCCACAATGCGCCTCGAAAACCATTTCTGAAACAGCACTTCAGTCCCGCGCGGCCCGAGATAGGCGAGCCCCGCTATCAGGCCCGTGGTAGCGGGTTGCCCTACATATAAATAGGAGGCTACGCCTTCCCCGATGAAGGCCATGCCGAGAGCAACCGGGACCTCCCAAAGCAGTTCGATGCCGAAGAATTTCCGCCGGCCCTTGCGCGCCTCGTTGGTGTGCCACATGGCCCGGCCGACCATTGCGCCAACAATGGTCGAAAGCGCGCCGCCACCCCAGGCATTCAGCAGCTCATAAAGCGAGTTGTATTTATCGGACATCAGCCCGCCTTTCTATTTCTGGATAGGAGGTTGCCGCTTGATCAGGCCCGATAATCCATCGCGACCAATGTTGACGACCAGCTTCAGCGCACCTAGCCCGGCAATGGCGTAGGCGGTGATCTTGGGGCTAATGGAAGACTGCGAGCATTCCAGCGTACCGGTTGCGAGCTGCGTGCAGCCGCTGGCAAGCAGGATAGCGACGAGCAATCCCGAAAGGCTAATGACGATGTTCAGCATATTATGCAGGGTATTGGTATTCAGCATGCTTGATCCTTTTGAAGTGGCGTGAGCGGGTGTCGGACGAGGGTCAGCGTGCAGCGCGGACTTAGCGCGAGGCTTCAAGTGCTGCCGCGAATTTCTTGGCGTAGCCGGCAATGTCGGCGGCACGATCAGTGCCGTTGATGATCTTGCGCGCCCCGGCCCAATCGCTGACGGTGGCGCTGAAGTAGTCGGCAAGCCGTTTGCCGGTGAACCGCCCGTTGATCATGCCATCGCACAGAATTTCGACGGTCTTTATAGGATCGAGTGCCTTGTCCGGATCTTCGGCGATGCCGTATTTCGCGTAATTGTCGCGGCCGGTGATCTGCACCAAACCGCGACCGCGATAGCGCCAACCGTCGCCGCTGGCCTCGTTGCGGTTGCCCATGCGGTTCGCATAGGCGCGATTGGCGATGCGCTGCGGCTGTCGTGCATAGGCTGCGGCTTGAGAAATGGTGAAATACTTCGGGAAGGTCGCCAGCAAGCCCGAAGCGGAATAGTTCAGATTTTCAGAGACGGCGCACATGGTCCTATCGGTTTCGTGATAGGCCGTCGCCAGCATGTAGGCGAGCCAGCGCATATCGAACGGCGCGGCACACCATGCGGCAAGAATTGCCTCCATGCCGTCCACTTGATTTACCGAAAGCCGTCCACCGAACAACGACGACCGCACCGCCGCGAAGAACTTCGCGTGATCCATAAATTCTCTCCATATTTTGGGGTAAAAATTGCACCATGTAACTTTACATGGTGCATAATATGCCCTATGTTTTACCTCATCGAAGTGAGGGGCACATGGGCAAACTGGTTCAAATCGGAAACATCATCATTCGGGTTTACGCGAACGACCATCTGCCCCCGCACTTCCACATCATCACCCCCGATGGGGATGCATTGGTGGAAATCGCGACACTGGAAATCCTGCGTGGTAAGCTCGCACGCAAGGCGCAAGACACCGCCCTCGAATGGGCAGCAAAGAACAAGGCAGCTATTGCCGCCGAGTGGAACCGGACCAATCCCCGCTTTCCAATCGCTTGAGGAAGGGAAACAGACATGGACATGCCGCGCATTGAAAGCGTAACGCCAGCCTCAAACATGACGCTGGCAATCAAGTGGAAGGGTGGTGCTGAATCCTCCGCAAACCTTATCGGCTGGATTGCGACCGGCGGCGAACTGCTCGCCCCCCTCAAGTCTCCCGATGTCTGGAAAACCGCCGAAGTCACGGACTATGGCGCAACGGTCGAATGGGCCGGCGAAGATTTGGCGATCGATGCCTATCACCTCTTCCAGATCGCCGAAGACCAGCGCGATTTCAATGCCGAGGATTTGCGGAAATGGCAGGAAGCAATAGGGCTTTCCAATAACGAGGCGGCGGACTTTCTTGGGGTAACGCTCCGGACATGGAAGAACTATCGCGCGGGCGCTCCAGTTAGCCACGCCGTCAAGATGCTACTGCGCGCCAGCCAACGCGACCCGCTCTTGATGCATGCGCACTATCGCCCGCGCCAGAATGGCAGGCCGAAAGCTGCCTAGCCGATCGATATGGATCGACGCACTCCCGCCAAGCGCCGGCCGCTTTGCGTCAATTGCGGTCATCAATGAAGCCAGCTAGAGTACGCCCAGGAGTTGAACGATGAAATATTGAGTGACATGCATCAGGCTTTGGACGTTGGTGACTATCTCAACATTGCCATCCTCGCCGGAGGGATGATGTTGGTTTACATACTCGCAGTGGGGCCAAATCGCTACAAGTCGATCGATGAAATTCCCAAGCGTGTGCTCGTCAGGATAGCCCTCATAGGGCTCCCACTTGTTGTCGTGCTTATCCTTATTCAGACTAATCACCGTTCAACCCCATGGTTGATGTACACGCCAGTTTCATGGTTGCGTCCCGTGTGAGGCTTTCGGATTTGATCCACGTCCGCTTCGGGCCTGGAAGCTATCGTCCCCCCTTCGTTGTTAGGAGGGCGGCGGCGATTAGCGGCGCTTGCCTTTCAGCAGAAGTCTGCCCGCTCACTTGCCATCCTTCGACATTTATACAATCCTACCGCCATGGCCGACGAAGATATCCAGAATAATATACGCAGCGCCCTGCAATCCATCATTGCAGGCGAAAAGCAGCGACTCGATACGATGTTTAATAAGTCCGATGATGACAATATTAAGCGGGTGGAAAAGCTTAAGCCGGTGATCGCCGCGCTTGAGGCCATCAAAGCCGAGATCACCGATTACCCGGAAATCGAGTTTAAAAGCTATGGCTATATGGCGAATGTCGTCATCAACGACAAAGGCGGAAATCACCGTCTGTCGATCAGCACGACTTACGGCAGCGATGCCAACGAGCATTTTACCGTCGAAGAAAACCAATATTTCAGCTTCGGCGATTTTATCGAAAAATTCCATCAATGTAGGGGCGAGGACGAAGTTATACGCTTGGTCATGGACGCCATAGGCAAGCATATCGCACTCAAGAAATCACTCGCAGATCGCAAACAGAAATAAACCATCGTCCGTGGTTAGGGCGGAGTTGCGATCCGAAGAGGCGGTCGGGCTCAGTCAGTCGTGATCCCAACCGCGATAGCGATTCAAGATTCACGCTTACTTGGAATACCGAAGGAAGGGTTGGTTTGGGCCGTCAAACCAGAAAGGCCGAAAACAGACGTGCCTCGCTTCGTAGCAAGCTCCCGTCTAGTTCTCGTCAATCCGTCCGAAGCGAGGCGTGAGAAAGACCGAAGGCGTGGCAGGCGTGCCCGGCGCGCTACTCGGCGCAACCTTCCCGGCCGCATCGGCGGCTTCGGGCGGCTCGGCACCTTCGCGCCTGCCGGCTCCCTCGTCTTCAGTCGCCGACTTCCCGTCGTAAAGCCGGCCGGAAACGTCAACCTCGAAGCCGGTCGTCTTCGTGTACTTGGAACGTGCCGTTTTGATGATGTAAGGCACGCCATCAAGCCCAGGGCGAACGTCTGCAAAGAGCAGCGGCAAGCCCGCCTCTATCGCCGCATCGCCCAGTACCGTTACCGAAACACTACCCTCCCCGCGCGCAAGCTCCTTTGCCTTGGCGCGCGCCGCCTTGTCCGCTTCTGCCGGCGACGAAAAGGCATCGGGAATGCGGTAGACGCTATCGCCATCCGCATCCGCGTCCGCCTCTATTTCCACCCGCTGCGCCTTATCGGCATCCTGATAGTAAGAGACGACCTTGCTGTATTTCGTGCGGTCATTGATATCGACTTTCAGCGTGCCGGTTTTGATGACCGCAGGCGTCAGGATGATAGAGCCGAGGGAAGCGCCGGAAACCGAGAGGCCGGAGCCGCGACGCGCAAACAATAGCCGCCGCTGCTTGACGGCAAACAGGGCGTTATGCCGGTCTGCCAGCCGCCGCAAGAAGTGGATGTTCGTTTCGTCCTGCTGGCCTATCCACTCGTAACGATGCTCGGCAAGATCGGGATCAACGGCAGGCGTCAATCCGCTCTCGCTGGCAATCTGCGCGATCAGGTCGCCAAGGGTGGCTTTATCCCATGCCCGTTCCTGCCGTTCTTTCAGCTTGCCGCTGCGCAAGTCCGCTGCCTTGCCGGAAATCGACATCTTATACGGTAGGCAATCGAGGCTGATCTTGTCGGCCGTGAATTGCCCTTTGAGAACGAGGTTGCTGCCGTAACCCATCTTGACCGAGATGAGCGCGCCCTTGCGCGGGAGCGCGAGATAGCTCGGAGGGCCGTCGTTTAGCTCGATATCGACCGTATCGGACTTCAAGCCCTCTTCATCCGTCACGGTGACGGACATCAGCCGTTCATAGAATGCGCCGGCAACCGGCACGCCATCGACGGTAATTTCAACGCGAGGCTTCATATTCAATCCCATAAGCTAATCAGCCGCCGCTCTGCGCTAACGCTTGGCATGTCCGGCATAATGATTTGAGTACCGAGGGGGAGGATCGGGCCAAGACTGGAAAGGCCCGGATTGGCGGAAAGTACCGCCTCGACAACCGCCGTCGTCCGCCCATAGTGAGAGAGGCAAGCGAGATCGACCGTCTCGCCTTGCCGCGTCGTGTAAATCCTTGCCATGCGATCACCTGAATAGCTCAGAAAGTAGGGAGCTTGCGCGGTCCACGATGCCGCCGGCACTTGCCGCAGCGTCCGACTGGATGCGCTTGAGCGAAATGACATAGGCATTCCGTCGCGGCATCCCTTTGGCATCGTGATAGGTCTGATCTTCCTCAACTGATTGGACCGTGAACATGCCCCGAATGACGCCTTCCATGGCGTCACCACTGACCAGCATCATTTCCGTTCCCGCCAACTGTGCCGCTATGATGCCGTCGAGTTGCGATTGCCCGCCAAATTCCTCCGGAAACAAGACGCCTTGAATCGTCACCTCGTCCGACGTTGGCCCTGTCCATTGCTGCGGATTGAGGTCCTGCCCCACGGATATCTCCACCCAAGGCGTATTAACCTTGCGCTTGATATTCTGATAGCCGAAGCCCAACGCCTCGAAGGCGTAGCCTCCGAGCATCATCGATGTTACACCCGTCATTTTCCACCTGAAATTGAACTGTTATAGATCGCCGATATCAAAGGGTGCGTCGATTGAAAAGAAGCTGAAAAGCGCATGCACCTGACGAATGGCGACGGGCCGGCAAAGAATGCACCAATTCCTTAGCTAAAACTAATCGAGATTATCTAACTAAAGCAGGTTCTAAAGGCCGCAGCACTTATCGAATGCACCGATACTATCGTATTCGCATACGGCGTGAAAATGCCGATAAACATCTCGAACCGCTAACAGTGGTGCGGGTTTTCTATGAAGGAAAATCTACACGAATTTCGCTGTTCAACGGTGGGAATGTATTCGGTCAGATGGAAGCGCCATCATCTTGCGCTGATGTATTTTCTACCATTTCGGATTTCTTTCCTTCGGTGAGGCCGTTTGTGGCAGCTTCAACCTGCAAACCCAGCAGACGGTCTTGTTTTCGTTGGTGAAGCAAATACCATGAGCCAAGACCTATCAACAAAATTACTCCGCCACAAATTAGGTTGATGCGCGCTACCAATAGGTCTTGTTCACTACGCTTTAGCACTCGATCAAATGCAAAACCTTGCTGCTTCGCTGCGATCTTTGCCTTATATGCATCCTCGCGCTTAGCAACGGCCTTTTCATACTCAGAATTAAGGGCGGCAAAAGCATCTATTGCGCGCTGAGCCGCCGCTACGTTGCTAGCATTTTCCGGCTTGAGCGCCTCTTGAATAAGCGTGGATGTCTCATTGAGCTTCTTTTCTAAACTGTCACCTTGCTGCTCGACATTCGTGACGGCAACGTCATATTGCCCAGTTGCTTCGTTATATCGGATTAATGCCTGATCCAGCCGGTCGGAATTATCACGTATTAGCCAAAGACAAAATACGATAATCACGATGCCACCTAGGGTCATAAACTTATAGAGATTGTCCGTGGGCAATTGAGGAATCATCGCAACCTCCAGCTGGTACAGCAGTGAGCTCAAATGCTCGGCGCTACGCAATAGTTGATAAACGGCGTCCACTGGAATCGATGCTTTGAAATTCGCGACAATAAGTATTCGCCCACGACCTGTCGTGGCAATTGATCCCAAGCTTAGTCGCTAAATTGGGTGTCGGTCGCGTTTCTGACCGCCGTCCCGAGCTGGCTGATGACTGCATTTGCCGCCGCCTGCGGGTCAGAAGCTCCCGTGATGGAGATCGGCGCATGAACCGTCACGTTCGGGGGTTGCTGATTCACAACGCGGACATCTTGCGTCCCGCTCGGCCTAACCATCTCAGCAATGGATGACGCATCGATACGGGCGGTTATCAAGCCAAGATCATCCGCTGTCTTTCCGGGCGAGGTTTCCGTGGTCGATCCACCGAAGCCGGCGGCGCGCGCTGCACGGGCACTATCCATCGCAGATTGCGCATAGACACCGGCCGAAGTCGGGCTATTGTCCGACGTGACGAAGGACTTCAAATACGACCCGATGGCATGCACCGCGTCCTCCGGACCCGGCAACCAAGCTTTTCCCTGCTTGTAAAGCGTATCGCCAGTATAGCTTTGCTGTCCGAATTCCAAAGCGCCCGCTCCCGCCATCCCATAAATGCCAAGGCGCGCAAATCCCTTGAGCATGGCCGACCAACCCGCAAACAGGCCCGTGGCCGCGCCGCCCGCCGCCGCCCCGGTTGCTGCTGTCGCGGCAACGCCTCCGGCTGTTGCGGTTCCACCACCGACAAGTGCGGCAATAGCACCGATGGTTTTGAGGGCACCGACGAGAGTGCTCGCCCCGGATAACAGAAACATCGCGCTCGCGAGTTTACGAACCGTACCGGCGAGGAAGGCGATGCCAGCGCCCCACATAGCGAGCTTGAGACCATAGCCCGACATCTGGCCGAGGAACTGCGCGATAGGGTTTTCGCGAATTGCGTTCGTCAGCTCGCGAACGGATGCGCCCCATTCCCTCGCCTTCATGAACAAGCGGCCAAGGTTTTCGCCCGCGTTCGGATCGACCTTGCCAAGCATCAGGTCGCTAATGTCGTTGACCATTTCGCGAATGCCGCCATCATAGCCAAAGCCTTGCGCGAACCCCTTCGCGCCGACCTTGATCTGATCGAAGATCGTCGCCCGGCTACCGAGAGTATCTAAGACTTCGCTGATCGCCTGCGCGCCTTCGCGGATGGAAGGCAACATGCTGTTGCCCACTTCCCAAAAGATGTTGGATACTTTGTTGCCCAAAAGCTCGAGCGCGTTGCCCGTAGTGCTGGCACGCTGCTTATACTCGTTCAGGGCGGAGCCGGCATACTTTGTTCGGTCGCTCACGCTTGCAAGCGCATCGTCCAGAAGCTTCACATTGCCGAGCAGCGGAATGAATGCCTTGGCCTCATCACCGAAGAAATCGGAGACGATTGATATCTGTTGATCCTTCGGAGCCTTGGCGATGGCGGCGAGAACCTTTTTCAGAGCTGCCGGCGCATCCTTCTGCATTTCCTTGGCGATCTTCGGCAGGTCGAGACCAAGCCTTGCAGCCACTTCACGCTGACTCTTTTTCGCGGAAGCGCCGCGCGTCAAAGCCTTCGTGACGTTCTGCATGGCGGTCGCGGCAACTTCCGGTTCCGCGCCGGCCGCAATCATGGCGCTGCCGATGCCGGCAACCTGCTCTTTGGTGAAACCGGCAATCTTACCGAGGGCACCGACACGCAGCATGAAGTCCGTAATTTCCGACGCCTTGCTCGCCATGTTGTTGGACAAGTGGTTCATGACATCGGCAAGGTCCCCGGTCTCGGCAACCGTCAAGCCGAACTGCGTCTTCAGTTTAGCTAGGCTGGAACCTGCCTTCTCGGCCGTGATGTCGAAGGCGATACCGACGCGTGACGCCATTTCGGCAAAGCCCTGCAATTCTTCCGTCGCGATGCCGGATTCTCCGGCGGCAGCGAAGAGAGCAGCGATGTTGTTTGCGGACATCGGGATTTCGCCCGACATGCGCCTGATGTTGCGGCGCATGTTCTCGAACTGCTCCTCCGTCGCTTCGACAACCTTTTTAACATCGGCAAAAGCAGACTCGAATTTGATTGCGCTTCCCGCCGTGGCGCTCAAGCCCTCCCTCACTCCAAGATAACCAGCTCCCAAGGCCATAGCCTGCCCGATCATCCCACGCATAGGAGCGAACGCCGTCATCTGTTGGGAGCGCAATCCGTCCAGCGCCCGCGTGATGTGCTTGGCGCGAGCAGTAACATCGTCAAGCAATGAAACGCGCAGGGTGCTTTGCTGTGTGGTCATAGCGGTTCCTTCAGCGCGTCCCTCAGGCTTCGCGCTGTCTCAAAGTAGGCCAATAGCTTTTCAGGGCGCCACCGCTCGATGACGTCGAGCGATGTGTGCGTGTAACGGGCAACGAAGACGGCAACTATTCGCCAGTCGTGTTCTTGCCTTCGTTTCCCAAGAGGTCCTTGGTTTTGGCAAGGATGATACTGAAATCCTTAGCCTTGATCTTTTTGAATGCGGGCAGCGGAGTATCGGAGATCGAAGCCAGCACCGCGACGTTGCCGGAAAACTCGCCTTTGACATGATCTGCCGCCATGAAGTCGCCAACTTCGGCTTCACGGAACGTCAACTCGGTAATGGTCAGCTCGCCATGCTTTACGGGCGAAAGAAGGGTATGGGTGACAACTTCGGTCATGATAGCCTCGATAAAAATGGCCCGCGCGAAGCGGGCCGGATTGAATGGAATGATTTGAATGAGAGAATGTCGCTAGCTGCTAGAGCAGCAGGGCGTTGCGGATGTCGCCATACTGCGAGACACCGCCGACCCTGAAATCAAAGTCGTCCATCTCGTAGATTTCTTCGCCGTCGATTTCGAGCTTGTAGTAGTTCACGTCAACGGCATAGTCGTTCTCGGCAAGGTCGCCGGTTTTCCATGTGCCATGATCGGGCTTGTACATCTTGCCGCGAATGGTCAGCACGGCGCTATGCGTCGTGCCGTCTTCATCGACATGCGCTCCGGTAATCATGAATGGCGTATCGACGCCCGGCTTTAGGCCGAAGAGCTTCAAGATCTGCGGGTCGAGACCCGGCATCTTGAACTTAAACTCCGGAGCCTCGTAGCCGAGATGGACCTTGCGGGCCTTGATCATACCGGCATTGCGCACGTCTTCGCGTTTGGCTTCCGGCACGGGCACGGTGATATCGCCGATCTGCCCGAGCTTGCTCGTACGGTCGGCCCACATCATGCAGTCGCGCAGGATGCGGCTAGGTAGGGTCTTTTCTGCCATGTCGGGCTTTCCTTATCAGGCGGCGAGCGAGAGCGGGCCGGTTTCGATTGCGCCATTCACCTCATCCAGCAGAAGCCGGTAGTAGAGAATGTTGCGATGGGTAGTGACGTGGATTTGTTCCATGAGGCCGACCGGCTCGAATTCCACGTCAAGGAAAAGCTTGCCATCGGCGAGCGTGGTCGGCTCATTGATATCAGACAGCCAGACGCGACCGCCGAGGATATCCTCATTGTTCTTGAAAACGCGAAGTGCGGCGTTGCCGTCTTCGATCATCATCTTGAGATTGGCCTTTGTGAACTTGCGGTCCACGTAGAGGAAATAGAGGTCTTCAAGCGCCTCGTTCACCATGTCAGCCGTCGCGCGTACGCTATCGAACTGCCAAAGCGGATCGTCCGTCGCCAGACGGCTACCCCACGTACGGAAGCCGCCGCGCTCGTTGATGATGGTGGCGACCTGCTTTTCGTTCAGATAGTTGCTGTCTTCGGGGTAAGCGATGGTGCGGGCAACGCCATCGATCGTGCGAACGATCTTGTTCGATACCGAACCGGATACGCCCTCTGAGGATGCGACGACGCGAGCGCGAATGCCGGCGAAAACGGCGGCGACAGGCTTTGTCACCGGTACGCCATTAACGTTCTTAATGGTCTTTGGATCGATGATGAGAATGCGACCGCCGTTGACCGTACGACGAAAGCGAACGGCTTCCGCATTCGTGGTGTTCGGCCCGGAGATGTAAGCCCTCGCCCGGATTTTCGGGGTTATGACGTTTAGCGCGGAGATAAACGGATTGGCAACGTCGCCAACATTAGCCGTCGCCTTCGGCAATACCTTGTCCGCCTCTTTGCCACCGCCGGTAAAGGTAATCGTCGGCGGCTGCGAAAGCGCCTTGCCCGGCTCGACCACTCGCACCGCGACTACCTTTCCTGCATCGACAATGCCGGTGCCCATGATTGCCTCAAGCTTGGGCAGAACTTTGTCGGGATCATTGCCACCGCCGGACGCCTCGACAATGGGCGCTTCTGTCAGCTTGGCCCCTTGCTCCGACATCGAAACGGAAACAACGCCCGCCTCGATCCAAGCGCCGGTATCGCCGGCAGTAATGACGACGCGCGGCTGATAGCCGGTAATCGCCTTGGCACGCAGCGCCGCATATAGGCCGGTACGAGCAACCGGGTCGCCAAGCAGATTAGCTTGCTGGGCCGCCGGGTCGGCGCTATCGGGCACGCGGTTGACGATGCACCAAGAACCGCCTTCGCCAAAAACGGAGGTCACGTCTTCCAATAGCGTGCCCGCAGCGCCGAGCGCCGCAGCCGCCCGTTCCGAGGTAATCAGGGTGGGATAGTTCAAGGGGAAGGCGGCGGCATCCGCGTTGGGTGCCGTGCCGTTGACGAAGGTAATGCCGTTGCGCTGGACGCGCAGAAGCGACGGGGTTTCCGCGCTTTCGGCGAGCGTCACGCCATGCGCATAGGACAGGTCGGCCATAAAGGTCTCCTTTGGAAATGACAGAGGATCGGGTGCGATTGCGCCGCCTCAAGTTTTCAGGGCGGCAAAGAGCAAGCGGCCCGCCGGAGCGCAGCGGGCTGAATTAACGAATGTCGAGGGTGTGAAGCATGATGCTTCGGGAGCCGCGCCTATTGCTGCGCGGCCGCCGTCCACATGGCATCAATCGCCTCCGGCGAGAGATCGAAGGATGATCCGATCTGCTCAAGCAAATGATCGGTGCGCGAGAACATGGTAGGATATTCCCAGGCATTGAGCGCCTTAGCCCGTGCCTTTGCGTCGGCAATGCCGTTGATTGCCGCCGTCACTTGGTCCGGCATGATATCGTTATCGATAAGCGCGTCTCGGAACTCGCGAGGCGTCAGGTCCGGCATTGCCGCACGCTTTTGTTCAATGGTCATGTGGTCGGTCGGGTCCACAATCCGACTGCCGTTCCATTTCATGCCGTAGACGCTACCGCCGGGACCGCGCGTGAAATCGCCGGCTTCCTCACGGCTGATACCGATGATCCGATGACTCGCGATCTGCGAGTGTTCGGGATTGGATTCCATAGAAACCACGCGGTCGCCGTCATCTAGCGCCACGTAGAAATCAAAGGGTGGCAGCGATTTATAGAGATCGTGCCACTCGGTGCCGCCGGCACCGTAAAAGACATAGATTTGGGTTTCCCGACCGCCGGGAAGCTCCACGGTTTCAACCCGTGAAGTGAGTTTTCCGAAATCGTGCATAGGATTCCTCAGAATGGGAAAGCGGCGAACCAACCGCGATTTTGAATGTAAAGCTGCGGCTGACGAGAGCCGAACCTGTACTGGTCACGGTCCACGCGCTGCGCCATCGTCAGCACGTAGCCGCCATTGTTGATGACGGAGCCATTGGCCATCAGCACTTCGACGTAGCCCGCCATTTGAGAGTTGGTGACGGCGTTGTTAACGTGCGCTTGGCCCCAATAATAGGAGCGGTCCTCAATCCGCGTGTTCAAGTCACCGAGCTGCTGGGTCCCGATGGCGCCAGCACTAGAGATGTAAAAA comes from Rhizobium tropici CIAT 899 and encodes:
- a CDS encoding phage tail sheath subtilisin-like domain-containing protein; its protein translation is MADLSYAHGVTLAESAETPSLLRVQRNGITFVNGTAPNADAAAFPLNYPTLITSERAAAALGAAGTLLEDVTSVFGEGGSWCIVNRVPDSADPAAQQANLLGDPVARTGLYAALRAKAITGYQPRVVITAGDTGAWIEAGVVSVSMSEQGAKLTEAPIVEASGGGNDPDKVLPKLEAIMGTGIVDAGKVVAVRVVEPGKALSQPPTITFTGGGKEADKVLPKATANVGDVANPFISALNVITPKIRARAYISGPNTTNAEAVRFRRTVNGGRILIIDPKTIKNVNGVPVTKPVAAVFAGIRARVVASSEGVSGSVSNKIVRTIDGVARTIAYPEDSNYLNEKQVATIINERGGFRTWGSRLATDDPLWQFDSVRATADMVNEALEDLYFLYVDRKFTKANLKMMIEDGNAALRVFKNNEDILGGRVWLSDINEPTTLADGKLFLDVEFEPVGLMEQIHVTTHRNILYYRLLLDEVNGAIETGPLSLAA